CTGGCCTCCTTCCGTGCCACGTATCCCGATGTGATCGTGCGCTACCTGACCGGCACGCGGCTGTTCCGACTGGAATATGGAGAGGCGCATGTGGCGTTGCGCGCCGGCTCGGTGCCGCAGGAGCCGGACAACGTGGTTCAGCCCTTCTCCCGCCAGGCCGTGGCGCTCTATGCCGCAAAAAGCTATGTTGCCGCCCGCGGAGCGCCGAAGACCGAACAGGAGCTCGCCGCCTTCGAATTCGTGGGCTACGACGATCCCGATTCGCGGGCACCGTTCAATATCTGGATGAAGCCGCGCGTGCCCTTCGACCGCGTGGTCTTTCGCACCGAGGACAACCGGGTGCAGCAGGAAGCGGTGCGGGCCGGTGTCGGGCTCGGGTTCCTGTCCGTGCATGAGGCGCAGGACGATCCGGAGCTGGTGCAGGTGTTGCCGCCGCGCGAGGAATGGTCCTCGCCGCTCTGGCTGGTCACC
The window above is part of the Salipiger abyssi genome. Proteins encoded here:
- a CDS encoding LysR family transcriptional regulator, with protein sequence MTNWDEIRTAYQVARLGTVSGAAEVLGVHHATVIRHIDALEARLGVKLFQRHARGYTPTEAGQDLARVAQTTDDQLQQLAGRIKGQGEGVSGELLVTSLINFSPLMVGALASFRATYPDVIVRYLTGTRLFRLEYGEAHVALRAGSVPQEPDNVVQPFSRQAVALYAAKSYVAARGAPKTEQELAAFEFVGYDDPDSRAPFNIWMKPRVPFDRVVFRTEDNRVQQEAVRAGVGLGFLSVHEAQDDPELVQVLPPREEWSSPLWLVTHVDLHRTPKVQAFLRHLKEYATDKSAQ